One genomic region from Amycolatopsis sp. FBCC-B4732 encodes:
- a CDS encoding VOC family protein translates to MAKLMSVHHLALTVTDVDRSVPWYARVLDLEEVLRREEPDTGLRKVVLRSAGDEFSVVLVQHADTGRRGFDEHRAGLDHVAFRVSSTAELAEWETRLAEFGVSYLPIAPSRTFEGSKVVVFRDPDGIQLEIWADPEL, encoded by the coding sequence ATGGCCAAACTCATGTCCGTGCACCACCTCGCGCTCACCGTGACCGACGTGGACCGCAGCGTGCCGTGGTACGCCCGCGTTCTCGACCTCGAGGAGGTCCTCCGGCGCGAAGAGCCGGACACGGGTCTGCGGAAGGTCGTGCTCCGGTCCGCCGGCGACGAGTTCTCCGTGGTGCTGGTGCAGCACGCGGACACCGGCAGACGCGGCTTCGACGAACACCGAGCGGGCCTCGACCACGTAGCGTTCCGGGTCAGCTCGACGGCGGAACTGGCCGAGTGGGAGACCCGGCTGGCGGAGTTCGGCGTTTCTTACCTGCCGATCGCGCCGTCCCGCACGTTCGAGGGCTCGAAGGTGGTCGTGTTCCGCGATCCGGACGGCATCCAGCTCGAGATCTGGGCCGATCCCGAGCTCTGA
- a CDS encoding MFS transporter — protein sequence MSSTTEAVAQPEVGQPPRLSHRQIVTILSGLMCGMFLAALDQTIVGTSIVKIANDLHGFDLQAWATTAYLITSTIVTPIYGKLSDIYGRKPFYLAAIGIFVAGSAASTFSTSMYELAAFRAVQGLGAGGLMSLAMTILGDIVPPRERAKYQGYILAVFGLSTVLGPVLGGFFAGIDSLAGLHGWRWVFLINVPIGIIALFVVAKVLNVPHQRHEHKIDWWGALTLVVAVVPFLIVAEQGQKWGWGDGKAILCYVVGGVGVISFILVEKIMKDAALIPLRLFKNSTFTVAIIGGVIVGVAMFGAITMIPQFMQVVQGYTPTESGLLMLPLMAGIMTSSIVSGRLTGKTGRYKIFPIVGTILIAGGAFFFAQVKYDSPLWHPLVAAAIIGLGLGQCMQTLIIAVQNAGPRSDMGVSTASATFFRQIGGTAGVAIFLTVLFNTLMPNITKAFGGKLPEGAGANIGNLSENTSVIQSLPDAIKTPILVGFTESITTVFYIAGGVALLATIVLLFMKEIPLTNAAPAAAAMEGGEALLEADEHDFADEPTEIVEPVRPAGREPALVGGGKHALSTNGHGDYQAVSGALPMPITSSIADSEVDVPVGTGGVPVIGHVRRQDGSHVSGAALTLIDQRGRQVARATGAADGSYSVPSQGPGAYVLIVSAHGHQPQASSVVISNGPATVDVTLTGSGELTGTVRAAATGAPLANVTVTLTDGRGEVNGAFITTADGTYAFVGVGAGAYTLVASGSGYRPVALTLTVPDSGVLRHDVELASSVLLGGTARTEGDRIVPDARITVLDAEGNVAAVARTDGEGRYVVSDLPAGAYTVVASGYPPATSQVELTGGEADHDVRLSYDQALDELVDRS from the coding sequence ATGAGTTCCACCACCGAAGCAGTCGCGCAGCCCGAGGTGGGTCAACCACCCCGGCTGAGCCACCGCCAGATCGTCACCATCCTGAGCGGCCTGATGTGCGGCATGTTCCTCGCCGCGCTCGACCAGACGATCGTCGGTACGTCGATCGTCAAGATCGCCAACGACCTGCACGGCTTCGACCTGCAGGCGTGGGCCACCACGGCGTACCTGATCACCTCGACGATCGTCACGCCGATCTACGGCAAGCTCTCCGACATCTACGGCCGCAAGCCGTTCTACCTGGCCGCGATCGGCATCTTCGTCGCCGGTTCCGCCGCGTCGACCTTCTCGACGTCGATGTACGAACTGGCCGCGTTCCGCGCGGTGCAGGGCCTCGGCGCCGGCGGTCTGATGTCGCTGGCCATGACCATCCTCGGCGACATCGTGCCGCCGCGTGAGCGGGCGAAGTACCAGGGTTACATCCTGGCCGTGTTCGGCCTGTCGACCGTGCTCGGCCCGGTGCTCGGCGGCTTCTTCGCCGGCATCGACAGCCTGGCCGGCCTGCACGGCTGGCGCTGGGTCTTCCTGATCAACGTCCCGATCGGCATCATCGCGCTGTTCGTCGTGGCCAAGGTCCTGAACGTGCCGCACCAGCGCCACGAGCACAAGATCGACTGGTGGGGCGCGCTGACGCTGGTCGTCGCGGTCGTGCCGTTCCTGATCGTCGCCGAGCAGGGCCAGAAGTGGGGCTGGGGCGACGGCAAGGCGATCCTCTGCTACGTCGTCGGCGGCGTCGGGGTGATCTCGTTCATCCTGGTCGAGAAGATCATGAAGGACGCCGCGCTGATCCCGTTGCGGCTGTTCAAGAACTCCACGTTCACCGTGGCGATCATCGGCGGCGTCATCGTCGGTGTCGCGATGTTCGGCGCGATCACGATGATCCCGCAGTTCATGCAGGTCGTGCAGGGCTACACCCCGACCGAGTCCGGGCTGCTGATGCTGCCGCTGATGGCGGGCATCATGACCAGCTCGATCGTTTCGGGCCGGCTCACCGGGAAGACCGGGCGCTACAAGATCTTCCCGATCGTCGGCACCATCCTGATCGCCGGTGGCGCGTTCTTCTTCGCGCAGGTCAAGTACGACTCGCCGCTGTGGCACCCGCTGGTCGCGGCCGCCATCATCGGCCTCGGCCTCGGCCAGTGCATGCAGACGCTGATCATCGCGGTGCAGAACGCGGGCCCGCGCAGCGACATGGGCGTCTCGACCGCGTCGGCGACGTTCTTCCGCCAGATCGGTGGTACCGCCGGTGTCGCGATCTTCCTGACGGTCCTGTTCAACACCCTGATGCCGAACATCACGAAGGCGTTCGGCGGCAAGCTGCCCGAAGGCGCGGGCGCGAACATCGGCAACCTGTCCGAGAACACCAGCGTGATCCAGTCCCTGCCGGACGCGATCAAGACGCCGATCCTGGTCGGCTTCACCGAGTCGATCACGACGGTCTTCTACATCGCCGGTGGCGTGGCCCTGCTGGCCACGATCGTGCTGCTGTTCATGAAGGAGATCCCGCTGACCAACGCGGCCCCGGCCGCGGCGGCCATGGAGGGCGGCGAGGCGCTGCTCGAGGCGGACGAGCACGACTTCGCCGACGAGCCCACCGAGATCGTCGAGCCGGTCCGGCCGGCCGGCCGCGAGCCGGCGCTGGTCGGCGGCGGGAAGCACGCGTTGAGCACCAACGGGCACGGTGACTACCAGGCCGTGTCGGGCGCGCTGCCGATGCCGATCACCAGCTCGATCGCGGACTCCGAGGTCGACGTCCCCGTCGGCACGGGCGGCGTGCCGGTGATCGGGCACGTGCGGCGGCAGGACGGCAGCCACGTCTCGGGTGCCGCGCTGACGCTGATCGACCAGCGCGGCCGCCAGGTCGCGCGGGCCACCGGTGCCGCGGACGGCAGCTACTCGGTGCCCAGCCAGGGCCCGGGCGCGTACGTCCTCATCGTGTCGGCCCACGGCCACCAGCCGCAGGCCTCCAGCGTCGTGATCAGCAACGGGCCGGCCACGGTCGACGTCACGCTCACCGGCTCCGGCGAGCTGACCGGCACCGTCCGGGCGGCCGCGACCGGCGCCCCGCTGGCGAACGTGACGGTGACGCTGACCGACGGCCGGGGCGAGGTGAACGGCGCGTTCATCACGACCGCGGACGGCACCTACGCCTTCGTCGGGGTCGGCGCCGGGGCCTACACCCTGGTCGCCAGCGGCTCGGGCTACCGACCCGTCGCGCTCACGCTGACCGTGCCGGACAGCGGCGTGCTGCGCCACGACGTCGAGCTCGCCAGCTCGGTGCTGCTCGGCGGCACCGCGCGGACCGAGGGCGACCGGATCGTGCCGGACGCGCGGATCACCGTGCTCGACGCCGAAGGCAACGTGGCCGCCGTGGCCCGGACCGACGGCGAAGGCCGGTACGTGGTCAGCGACCTGCCCGCGGGCGCGTACACCGTGGTCGCGAGCGGCTACCCGCCGGCGACCAGCCAGGTGGAGCTGACCGGCGGCGAAGCCGACCACGACGTCCGGCTGAGCTACGACCAGGCCCTCGACGAGCTGGTCGACCGGTCATGA
- the nagA gene encoding N-acetylglucosamine-6-phosphate deacetylase — translation MIMGGRVAAPDRVLDDGWVAVSDGRIAGVGSGTPPSGEHVDVGGALVVPGFIDTHCHGGGGASFTSLDPEELLTAVRAHRRHGTTTMLASLVSDPVDILREQVAALREIVQDGEVAGIHLEGPFISKARCGAHDPETLLEPDTGTVEKLLRAGQGAIRMVTIAPELHGGVKAVRQLAESGVIAAIGHTDGVEEQLLPAIDAGASVATHLFNGMRPLHHREPGPVGALLDDERITIELICDLVHLHPTVVRLAAKHAGRNRTVLITDAMSATDAADGRYTLGRLEVDVHDGVATLADNGSLAGSTLTMDTAFRNLVGGAKLGILDAVHATSQRPAELLGIADRTGMLCTGYEADIVVLDEGLRPSKVLRRGEWVAEVGTATLST, via the coding sequence GTGATCATGGGCGGCCGGGTCGCCGCCCCGGACCGTGTACTCGACGACGGCTGGGTAGCCGTCTCCGACGGGCGGATCGCCGGCGTGGGTTCCGGGACCCCGCCGTCCGGCGAGCACGTGGACGTCGGAGGGGCGCTCGTCGTCCCCGGGTTCATCGACACCCACTGCCACGGCGGGGGAGGTGCTTCGTTCACCTCCCTCGATCCCGAGGAACTCCTGACGGCGGTGCGGGCGCACCGCCGTCACGGCACCACGACCATGCTGGCCAGCCTGGTCTCCGATCCGGTCGACATCCTGCGTGAGCAGGTGGCCGCGCTGCGTGAGATCGTGCAGGACGGCGAGGTCGCGGGCATCCACCTGGAGGGGCCCTTCATCTCGAAGGCCCGCTGCGGGGCCCACGACCCGGAGACGCTCCTCGAGCCGGACACCGGCACGGTCGAGAAGCTCCTGCGCGCGGGCCAGGGCGCGATCCGGATGGTCACCATCGCCCCCGAGCTGCACGGCGGTGTGAAGGCCGTCCGCCAGCTGGCCGAGTCCGGCGTCATCGCCGCCATCGGCCACACCGACGGCGTCGAGGAGCAGCTGCTGCCCGCCATCGACGCGGGCGCTTCGGTGGCGACGCACCTGTTCAACGGGATGCGCCCGCTCCACCACCGCGAACCCGGCCCGGTCGGGGCCCTGCTCGATGACGAGCGCATCACGATCGAGCTCATCTGCGACCTCGTCCACCTGCACCCGACGGTGGTCCGGCTGGCCGCGAAGCACGCGGGCCGCAACCGCACGGTCCTCATCACCGACGCGATGTCGGCGACCGACGCCGCCGACGGCCGCTACACGCTGGGCCGCCTCGAGGTCGACGTCCACGACGGCGTCGCGACGCTCGCGGACAACGGCTCGCTGGCCGGCAGCACCCTGACCATGGACACCGCCTTCCGCAATCTGGTCGGGGGTGCGAAACTCGGCATCCTCGACGCGGTGCACGCGACTTCGCAGCGGCCCGCGGAGCTGCTCGGCATCGCGGACCGCACCGGCATGCTGTGCACCGGCTACGAGGCCGACATCGTGGTCCTCGACGAGGGCCTGCGGCCGTCGAAGGTGCTGCGCCGGGGTGAATGGGTCGCCGAAGTGGGTACGGCTACCTTGAGCACTTAG
- a CDS encoding YciI family protein, which translates to MAWYLVEITYVQEKLQEVRPRHREFLSELAAQGRVAVAGPLGDGTGGLTLYQADDEAHLQETLDKDPYALEGVVAERTVREFKPVIGAWLPQGS; encoded by the coding sequence ATGGCCTGGTACCTCGTCGAAATCACCTACGTCCAGGAGAAGCTCCAGGAGGTGCGGCCGCGGCACCGCGAGTTCCTGAGCGAGCTGGCCGCGCAGGGCCGCGTCGCGGTCGCCGGCCCGCTCGGCGACGGCACCGGCGGCCTCACGCTCTACCAGGCCGACGACGAAGCCCACCTGCAGGAGACGCTCGACAAGGACCCGTACGCGCTGGAAGGCGTCGTCGCCGAGCGGACCGTCCGCGAGTTCAAGCCGGTGATCGGCGCCTGGCTGCCCCAGGGGTCATAG
- a CDS encoding FAD-binding oxidoreductase: MSNEALVTKLRDLLGKSAVLTDSDVTASYARDMMPLAPSGKPLAVVLPANTEQVQAVVKACAEAGVPIVPRGAGSGLSGAANAIDGCVTLALTKLNEIVEIDPGNRLAVVQPGVVNLDFRTAVEKHGLFYPPDPSSYDWCTIGGNLSTNAGGLCCVKYGVTTDSVLGLEVVLADGSLLKTGRRTVKGVAGYDLARLFVGSEGTLGVITQATVQLKPLPQAPATLVAGFSTTEAAGEAVARVVREGLVPSLLEIMDASSIKASETYLKTDLGAGSDCQALLLGQSDAGGEVARRELAALEQICVDCGADLAYTTEDLEEGRMLLQARRVVLTALETYGMWLTDDVCVPRTRIAELIRGCEKISSEVGLRIAVVGHAGDGNMHPTIVYQPDDPDEFARAQRAFDEILEVGLSLGGTVTGEHGVGKIKREWLAREIGPVGLRVHREIKRALDPENLFNPGSMFSMT; this comes from the coding sequence ATGAGCAACGAAGCCCTGGTCACCAAGCTGCGCGACCTGCTCGGCAAGAGCGCCGTGCTCACCGACTCCGACGTCACGGCGTCGTACGCGCGCGACATGATGCCGCTGGCGCCCTCCGGCAAGCCCTTGGCGGTGGTGCTGCCGGCGAACACCGAGCAGGTGCAGGCGGTGGTCAAGGCGTGCGCCGAGGCCGGGGTGCCGATCGTGCCGCGCGGCGCCGGCAGCGGCCTCTCCGGCGCCGCGAACGCGATCGACGGCTGCGTGACGCTGGCGCTGACCAAGCTGAACGAGATCGTCGAGATCGACCCGGGCAACCGGCTCGCGGTCGTCCAGCCGGGCGTCGTCAACCTGGACTTCCGCACCGCCGTCGAGAAGCACGGCCTGTTCTACCCGCCGGACCCGTCCAGCTACGACTGGTGCACGATCGGCGGCAACCTGTCGACGAACGCGGGCGGCCTCTGCTGCGTGAAGTACGGCGTGACCACCGACTCGGTGCTCGGCCTCGAGGTCGTCCTGGCCGACGGGTCGCTGCTGAAGACGGGCCGCCGGACGGTCAAGGGCGTGGCCGGCTACGACCTGGCCCGCCTGTTCGTCGGCAGCGAGGGGACGCTCGGCGTCATCACGCAGGCGACGGTCCAGCTCAAGCCACTGCCCCAGGCCCCGGCCACGCTGGTCGCGGGCTTCAGCACGACCGAGGCGGCGGGCGAAGCGGTGGCGCGGGTCGTCCGCGAAGGGCTCGTGCCGTCGTTGCTGGAGATCATGGACGCGTCGTCGATCAAGGCGTCCGAGACGTACCTGAAGACGGACCTCGGCGCGGGCTCGGACTGCCAGGCGCTGCTGCTGGGCCAGTCCGACGCCGGCGGTGAGGTCGCCCGCCGGGAGCTGGCGGCGCTGGAGCAGATCTGCGTGGATTGCGGCGCCGACCTGGCGTACACGACCGAAGACCTCGAAGAGGGCCGGATGCTGCTGCAGGCCCGCCGGGTGGTGCTCACCGCCCTGGAGACGTACGGGATGTGGCTGACCGACGACGTCTGCGTGCCGCGGACGCGCATCGCCGAGCTGATCCGCGGCTGCGAGAAGATCAGCTCCGAGGTCGGCCTGCGGATCGCGGTGGTCGGGCACGCCGGCGACGGCAACATGCACCCGACGATCGTCTACCAGCCCGACGACCCGGACGAGTTCGCGCGGGCCCAGCGTGCGTTCGACGAGATCCTCGAGGTCGGTCTGTCCCTCGGCGGCACGGTGACCGGCGAGCACGGCGTCGGCAAGATCAAGCGCGAGTGGCTGGCCCGGGAGATCGGCCCGGTGGGGCTGCGGGTGCACCGGGAGATCAAGCGGGCGCTGGACCCGGAGAACCTGTTCAACCCGGGGTCGATGTTCTCGATGACCTGA
- a CDS encoding MarR family winged helix-turn-helix transcriptional regulator produces the protein MAPNSSATRPNAELDLADQLGHELVRLVRLINKAKSQVSKQGPDGIERAAYAILFTLIHEGPQRTSRLAESLHSEISTISRQSSSLVQHGLVERQADPEDGRACLLAPTSEGMRVFEENRKQRNRWLAEVLGDWTDGEVQTLNKLFGRLNTGIENHSPQLADAHASAGAPAKGANA, from the coding sequence ATGGCACCGAACAGCTCCGCCACCCGGCCCAACGCCGAACTCGACCTCGCCGACCAGCTCGGCCACGAGCTCGTGCGCCTGGTCCGCCTGATCAACAAGGCGAAGTCGCAGGTTTCGAAGCAGGGCCCGGACGGCATCGAGCGAGCGGCGTACGCGATCCTCTTCACCCTCATCCACGAGGGCCCGCAGCGCACCAGCCGGCTCGCGGAGTCGCTCCACTCCGAGATCTCCACGATCAGCAGGCAGTCGAGCTCCCTCGTCCAGCACGGCCTGGTGGAACGCCAGGCCGACCCCGAGGACGGCCGGGCGTGCCTGCTCGCGCCGACCTCCGAGGGCATGCGGGTGTTCGAAGAGAACCGCAAGCAGCGCAACCGATGGCTGGCCGAAGTGCTCGGGGACTGGACCGACGGGGAGGTCCAGACCCTGAACAAGCTGTTCGGCCGACTCAACACAGGTATCGAGAACCACTCTCCACAACTGGCCGACGCGCACGCGTCCGCCGGTGCTCCGGCCAAGGGGGCCAACGCATGA
- a CDS encoding SigE family RNA polymerase sigma factor, which translates to MLEGNAERSVEATLGQLRVMDGPAPAQAAAPLTLEDLYRQHRMRLVRLAILLVDEPATAEDVVQEAFTGLHRNWGRLRDAAAAVGYLRTAVVNGSRSVLRRRKTAREYVPPHAVNARSAESLAMLSSEHQAVVSALSKLPPRQREVLVLRYYGGLSEAEISEAAGISKGTVKSTASRALEALQKAMQAPQ; encoded by the coding sequence ATGCTCGAGGGCAATGCGGAACGCAGTGTCGAGGCAACCCTCGGCCAGCTGCGGGTCATGGACGGGCCGGCCCCGGCGCAGGCAGCTGCGCCGCTGACCCTCGAAGACCTCTACCGGCAGCACCGGATGCGGCTGGTCCGGCTGGCGATTCTGCTGGTGGACGAACCCGCGACGGCGGAAGACGTGGTCCAGGAGGCCTTCACCGGCCTGCACCGCAACTGGGGACGGCTCCGGGACGCCGCGGCCGCCGTCGGCTACCTGCGCACCGCCGTGGTCAACGGGTCGCGCAGCGTGCTGCGCCGCCGCAAGACCGCCCGCGAGTACGTGCCGCCGCACGCCGTCAACGCCCGGTCCGCCGAGAGCCTCGCGATGCTCTCCAGCGAGCACCAGGCCGTCGTGTCCGCATTGTCCAAACTGCCGCCCCGCCAGCGCGAAGTTCTGGTGCTCCGTTACTACGGAGGGCTGAGTGAAGCCGAAATCTCTGAGGCGGCGGGCATCTCCAAGGGTACCGTTAAATCGACCGCCAGCCGGGCGCTCGAGGCGCTCCAGAAGGCCATGCAAGCCCCACAGTGA
- a CDS encoding YceI family protein: MTGLRATFRTAEGWAVEHAVLTVTDPAGRQVARQAADVRGEVVTDALPAGAYTAVVTAAGYTPIARTAQVASDGSGSLGDVVLAPVAEAIDLPPAGPWVIDPMHSSVMATARHLGIASIKARFPDVSGRIEIGRPAERSSVHAEIKAASIETGIKMRDDHLRSPDFLDVDVHPVITFTSTGLRQRGVDSWTLVGELTLHGERREIELELTYGGWGPDPWGGVRAAFHAETTLHRNDFAINYSAMVRAGVAAVGTTVKIELDVEAVQGESLPQF, from the coding sequence ATGACCGGTCTGCGCGCGACCTTCCGGACGGCCGAGGGCTGGGCGGTCGAGCACGCGGTGCTCACCGTCACGGACCCGGCCGGCCGGCAGGTCGCCCGGCAGGCGGCCGACGTCCGCGGGGAGGTCGTCACCGACGCCCTCCCGGCGGGCGCGTACACCGCCGTCGTCACAGCGGCCGGGTACACCCCGATCGCCCGGACGGCCCAGGTCGCCTCGGACGGCTCCGGCTCGCTCGGCGACGTCGTGCTGGCCCCGGTCGCCGAGGCGATCGACCTGCCGCCCGCCGGGCCGTGGGTGATCGACCCGATGCACTCGTCGGTCATGGCGACCGCGCGGCACCTGGGCATCGCGAGCATCAAGGCGCGGTTCCCGGACGTGTCCGGCCGGATCGAGATCGGCCGCCCGGCCGAGCGCTCGTCGGTGCACGCCGAGATCAAGGCGGCGAGCATCGAAACCGGCATCAAGATGCGTGACGACCACCTGCGGTCGCCGGACTTCCTCGACGTCGACGTGCACCCGGTCATCACGTTCACGAGCACCGGGTTGCGCCAGCGCGGCGTGGACTCGTGGACGCTGGTGGGCGAGCTGACGCTGCACGGCGAGCGCCGCGAGATCGAGCTCGAGCTGACCTACGGCGGCTGGGGCCCGGACCCGTGGGGCGGCGTGCGCGCGGCGTTCCACGCGGAGACGACGCTGCACCGGAACGACTTCGCGATCAACTACAGCGCGATGGTCCGGGCGGGCGTCGCGGCGGTCGGCACGACGGTGAAGATCGAGCTTGACGTCGAAGCGGTCCAGGGCGAGTCGCTGCCGCAGTTCTGA
- a CDS encoding SDR family oxidoreductase, translating into MSVLIVTGGSRGIGAAVCALAASRGHDVVVNYSGDPVPAEEVAAEVRAAGRQALSVRADVSVEDDVVALFDAAAELGPVTGLVNNAAITGNTPGRLDSYEADVVRRTLDVNVTGVFLCCREAVRRMSTRYGGEGGAIVNISSTAARTGSAGEWVHYAASKAAVDTLTFGLAQEVGGEGVRVNSVRPGMIRTGLHDAAGLPDRLDRLAPQIPMGRPGEPAEIAEAVLFLLSAASTFTTGAVLEVGGGR; encoded by the coding sequence TTGAGCGTCCTGATCGTCACCGGCGGCAGCCGGGGGATCGGTGCGGCCGTCTGCGCGCTGGCGGCCTCGCGCGGCCACGACGTCGTCGTGAACTACTCGGGTGATCCGGTGCCCGCGGAGGAGGTCGCCGCGGAGGTGCGGGCGGCGGGCCGCCAGGCGCTGTCGGTGCGCGCCGACGTCTCCGTGGAGGACGACGTCGTCGCTCTGTTCGACGCGGCCGCCGAGCTGGGTCCGGTGACCGGGCTGGTCAACAACGCGGCGATCACCGGCAACACCCCCGGCCGGCTGGACTCCTACGAGGCCGACGTCGTCCGGCGCACCCTCGACGTCAACGTGACGGGGGTGTTCCTGTGCTGCCGCGAGGCGGTCCGCCGCATGTCGACCCGCTACGGCGGCGAAGGCGGCGCGATCGTCAATATCTCCTCGACGGCGGCGCGCACGGGCTCGGCCGGGGAGTGGGTGCACTACGCGGCGTCGAAGGCTGCAGTGGACACGCTGACGTTCGGGCTGGCCCAGGAGGTCGGCGGCGAGGGCGTGCGGGTCAATTCCGTGCGCCCGGGCATGATCCGCACCGGCCTGCACGACGCGGCCGGCCTCCCGGACCGCCTCGACCGGCTGGCCCCGCAGATCCCGATGGGCCGGCCGGGCGAGCCGGCGGAGATCGCCGAAGCCGTGCTGTTCCTGCTGTCCGCGGCATCGACGTTCACGACGGGAGCGGTCCTGGAAGTCGGTGGCGGCCGGTGA
- a CDS encoding PPOX class F420-dependent oxidoreductase has translation MTDDTALKDFLAAHRHGVLATIRRDGRPQLSTITHLYDRESATIIASITETRAKTKNMRRDPRVTYHVGSEDGWSYVVAEGSASLTAPAAAPDDATVEALVDYYRRAAGEHPDWDEYRAAMVTDQRVLLTIHVDKLLGLVR, from the coding sequence ATGACTGACGACACAGCCTTGAAGGACTTCCTCGCCGCCCACCGCCACGGCGTCCTGGCCACCATCCGCCGCGACGGGCGGCCGCAGCTGTCCACCATCACGCACCTGTACGACCGGGAATCGGCCACGATCATCGCGTCGATCACCGAGACCAGGGCGAAGACGAAGAACATGCGCCGCGATCCGCGGGTGACCTACCACGTCGGCAGCGAGGACGGCTGGAGCTACGTGGTCGCGGAGGGGAGCGCTTCGCTGACGGCGCCGGCGGCCGCGCCCGACGACGCGACGGTCGAGGCGCTCGTCGACTACTACCGCCGCGCGGCGGGCGAGCACCCGGACTGGGACGAGTACCGGGCGGCGATGGTCACCGACCAGCGGGTGCTGCTCACGATCCACGTCGACAAGCTGCTCGGCCTGGTTCGCTGA
- a CDS encoding DedA family protein produces MILAQSTVNTMSLLPSWLDPQHLLSGLTTPVIAVLCLIIFIESSIFPVLPGDSLLFTAGLFIANGTLDAPLWLVCVLVTVAALLGNVVGYYIGYFAGPKLFNRPDSKFFKREYVDKTHEFLEKHGPKAVVLARFVPFVRTFITWIAGIGRMDPKRYFTYTVIGGILWAAGITVLGSLLGNIGFIRDNVDAIFVLIVLVSVVPIGLEILKSRREKKAALQSADPDVTQRIPRIKD; encoded by the coding sequence GTGATTCTCGCCCAGAGCACGGTCAACACGATGTCGCTGCTGCCGTCATGGCTGGACCCGCAGCACCTGCTGAGCGGCCTGACGACGCCGGTCATCGCGGTGCTGTGCCTGATCATCTTCATCGAGAGCAGCATCTTCCCGGTGCTGCCCGGTGACTCCCTGCTGTTCACGGCCGGCCTGTTCATCGCGAACGGCACCCTCGACGCGCCGTTGTGGCTGGTCTGCGTCCTGGTGACGGTCGCGGCCCTGCTCGGCAACGTGGTCGGCTACTACATCGGCTACTTCGCCGGGCCCAAGCTGTTCAACCGGCCGGATTCGAAGTTCTTCAAGCGCGAGTACGTCGACAAGACGCACGAATTCCTGGAGAAGCACGGCCCGAAGGCGGTCGTGCTGGCCCGGTTCGTGCCGTTCGTGCGGACGTTCATCACGTGGATCGCGGGCATCGGCCGCATGGACCCGAAGCGCTACTTTACGTACACGGTCATCGGCGGCATCCTCTGGGCGGCCGGCATCACGGTCCTCGGCTCGCTGCTGGGCAACATCGGCTTCATCCGCGACAACGTGGACGCGATCTTCGTGCTGATCGTGCTGGTGTCGGTGGTCCCGATCGGCCTGGAGATCCTGAAGTCCCGCCGCGAGAAGAAGGCGGCCCTGCAGTCGGCCGACCCGGACGTCACGCAGCGGATCCCGCGGATCAAGGACTGA
- a CDS encoding DedA family protein: MNVVSIEATGVGVSWLDTAGPLLVWVIVLSFVLVECALIIGLFLPGDSLLFGAGVVLAQHGSDANAWFLSGAALIVAVLGNQIGYYIGRTGGTKLIARRDGKVLNRQALDRAQRFLDKRGFFAIVAARWIPWIRTLAPLIAGAARMDPRRFMAATALGGLLWVPTLVLLGYYGAGLLDTLPWLKTAALWISIAFFVVGTGWGVLRYRQEMRRPVEERDDARA, encoded by the coding sequence GTGAACGTCGTGAGCATCGAGGCCACGGGCGTCGGCGTGAGCTGGCTGGACACCGCCGGTCCGCTGCTCGTCTGGGTGATCGTGCTGAGCTTCGTGCTGGTCGAATGCGCGCTGATCATCGGGCTGTTCCTGCCCGGCGATTCGCTGCTGTTCGGGGCCGGCGTGGTGCTGGCCCAGCATGGTTCGGACGCGAACGCGTGGTTCCTCTCGGGGGCCGCGCTGATCGTCGCGGTGCTCGGGAACCAGATCGGCTACTACATCGGCCGCACCGGCGGCACGAAGCTGATCGCGCGCCGCGACGGCAAGGTGCTGAACCGCCAGGCCCTCGACCGCGCGCAGCGGTTCCTGGACAAGCGCGGCTTTTTCGCGATCGTGGCGGCCCGCTGGATCCCGTGGATCCGCACGCTGGCCCCGCTGATCGCGGGCGCCGCCCGGATGGACCCCCGCCGCTTCATGGCGGCGACCGCACTGGGCGGCCTACTGTGGGTGCCGACACTGGTGCTGCTCGGCTACTACGGCGCGGGCCTGCTGGACACGCTGCCGTGGCTGAAGACGGCGGCGCTGTGGATCAGCATCGCGTTCTTCGTGGTCGGCACGGGCTGGGGAGTGCTGCGCTACCGCCAGGAGATGCGCCGCCCGGTCGAAGAACGCGACGACGCCCGAGCCTGA